A single genomic interval of Petroclostridium xylanilyticum harbors:
- a CDS encoding aspartate carbamoyltransferase catalytic subunit yields the protein MLGKRKDLLGLKDLSAEEIKYILNNAETMKYVLSQKNKKTPHLQGKSIITLFYENSTRTRLSFELAAKYMSASAANISASGSSVAKGETLIDTGKTIDMMGTDIIIIRHPMSGAPHLLAKNVKASVINAGDGMNEHPTQALLDMMTIKEKKGKIKGLKVAIIGDIAHSRVARSNIWGLTKLGAEVCVAGPATLIPPEIEKTGVKVFNSVQEALLDADVVMGLRIQLERQKRGLFPTTREYARFFGIDDKRLMFAKEDALLLHPGPVNRGVELSSDVIDGEKSLINEQVTNGVAVRMAVLYLFARKGGSNENIN from the coding sequence ATGCTGGGTAAAAGAAAAGATCTTCTTGGGCTTAAGGATTTATCGGCTGAAGAAATTAAATACATTTTGAACAATGCTGAAACCATGAAATATGTACTTTCACAAAAAAATAAAAAGACCCCTCATTTACAGGGGAAATCGATCATTACCCTTTTTTACGAAAATAGCACCAGAACGCGTTTATCTTTTGAACTGGCTGCAAAATATATGAGTGCCAGTGCAGCAAATATCAGCGCCTCCGGAAGCAGCGTTGCAAAAGGTGAAACTTTAATAGATACAGGAAAAACCATTGATATGATGGGAACCGACATTATCATTATCCGCCACCCTATGTCAGGGGCTCCACACCTTTTAGCAAAAAACGTAAAGGCTTCTGTCATTAATGCAGGGGATGGCATGAATGAACACCCTACACAGGCACTTCTGGATATGATGACAATAAAGGAGAAAAAAGGAAAAATAAAGGGATTAAAGGTTGCTATTATCGGCGATATTGCACATAGCAGAGTGGCACGCAGTAATATTTGGGGCTTAACAAAGCTAGGTGCAGAAGTCTGTGTAGCCGGGCCGGCAACGCTCATTCCACCGGAAATTGAAAAGACGGGGGTAAAAGTCTTTAATAGCGTCCAGGAAGCTTTACTGGATGCTGATGTTGTTATGGGGCTCCGAATACAGCTGGAGCGGCAAAAAAGAGGCCTTTTCCCAACCACGCGGGAATATGCGAGGTTTTTTGGAATTGACGATAAAAGACTTATGTTTGCCAAGGAAGATGCACTTCTTCTTCATCCTGGTCCTGTGAACCGTGGTGTAGAGCTATCATCGGATGTAATAGATGGCGAGAAATCTCTCATCAATGAGCAGGTTACGAACGGTGTTGCTGTAAGGATGGCTGTACTTTATCTATTTGCTAGAAAGGGTGGTAGCAATGAGAATATTAATTAA